The Lysobacter gummosus sequence TGCAAGATCGCCTTCGTAGTCCGATGCTCGATCGGCGCCGACGTGTGTTCGTGAACGATCTTCCAACCACCGTCGCGCCGCGCCAGCCCCAGGGTGATGCGGTTGTTGAGCGAGCGCAGCCGTTCGCCGTTCGCGGCGAAGGCGGTGTAGCTCAGGATCGCGTGGCCGATCGCCAGATCGGCGCCGAGCGTCGCCTGAGCCTGGTCGATGCCGACCACGACCCGTTCATCGCCGAGCGAGCCGAACCAGTCGCGCACCATCGCGCGCCACGGCTCGATGCCGCGCATCGACCAGTCGCTCCACATGTCGAAGAGGTGCACGTCGTCGTCGTAGAGCGCGACCAGGGCTTCGACATCCTTGGCCAATACCGCGGCCGCGTAGGCTTGCAGCGTGTGCAGGACGGGATCGTGCGCGTCGGTCATGCCAGTGCTCCGGTGGTGGACGGATCGTGGATCTACAAGGAAGTTCGCGACGGACAGGCCACGGCGGGCGATTACAGATGCTTCGGCACCCGCGCCAGCAACAACTCCACCAGCGCCGGCGCCATGTATTCGTAGTCGTCGGGAATATCCAGGCAGACCACGCGCTTGCCGCGCAACTGCGGCTTGAACTTGTGCTGCAACTTGCTGCGCTGGGCCTTTTCCATGACGAAGATCAGCTGCGCCCACTCGACCAGTTCGGCGCCGAGCGGTTGCTCGGCGTCGTGATTCAGGCCGGCCGAGGCGACATCGAGGTCGCCGCGGCCGGCGAACACCTGCTCGGCGGTCGGGCTGCGCAGCTTGTTCTGGCTGCACACGAACAGAACCCGGCGCATGCGCGATTCAGGCCGTGGCGGCGAATTCGTCGCGGGTCAGGTTGATCGGCGCGGCGTCGGTGCAGACTACGTCGTCCTCGATACGGATGCCGCCGAACGGGCGGAAGCGGTCGATGCGGTTCCAATCCACGCTGTCGGCGTGCTCGCCCTGGCGCAAGCCGTCGAGCAGCAGATCGACGAAGTACAAACCCGGTTCGATCGTCACCGCCATGCCGGGCTCCAGCACGCGGGTCAGGCGCAGATACGGATGGCCGGCGGGCTTGTCGATGCGGCCGCCGCGATCGGAGGCGGCGAAGCCGGCGACTTCGTGCACCTGCAGGCCGATGCCGTGGCCGATGCCGTGCGGGAAGAACACGCCGCTGACGCCGGTCGCCACCGCCGCTTCCGGCGATGTCTTGAGCACGCCGAAATCCTTGAGGATGCCCGCCAGCGCCAGATGCGCGTCGAGGTGGATGCGCTTGTAGTCGGTGCCGGCGCGGACCTGATCGCACATCTTCAGCTGTGCGGCATCGACCGCATCGATCAGCGCCTGGAATTCGTCGCGCGCATCGGTCGCATAGGTGCGGGTGATGTCGCAGGCGTAGCCGTGATGGCTGGCGCCGGCGTCGATCAGGAAGCTGCGCGATTGCGCCGGCGCTTCGCGGTCGAGCTCCATGTAGTGCAGCACCGCGCCGTTCTGGTTGAGCGCGATGATGTTGCCGTAGGGCAGGTCGTTGGCGTCCTGGCGCGCGGCGCCGCAGTAGGCCAGATGGATGTCGAATTCGCTCAGGCCGGCGCGGAACGCGGCCTCGGCGGCGCGGTGCGCGCGCACGCCCCTGCGCGTGGCTTCGCGCATCATCGCCACTTCGTAGGGCGTCTTGTAGGCGCGGTGGTATTCCAGGTAGTCGACCACCGGCTGCGGATTGTTCGGCGCATAGTCGCCCAGCGCGCTCTGCGGCTCGCCGAGGATCGCGCAACGCGCGGCGTCCTTGGGCAGATGCGCCAGCGCTTCCTCGGGCTTGCGGATCACGATCACATCGAAGTGCTCGATCCAATAGCCGCTCGGCGCTTGCGGCACTACGTGCCAGTAATCGAAGGGCTGCAGATAGATCAGCGTGGGCTTGCGGCCCGGCGTGGCGATCAGCCAGCTGCCCGGATTGCGGGTCAGCGGCAGCCAGGCCTTGAACTGCGGGTTGACCGCGTAGGGATAGTCGCGATCGTCGAAGAATTGGTAATGCAGGTTGCCGCTGGGCACGAGCAGATGATCGAAGCCGCCGCGGCTCAGCGCTTCGAGTGTGCGGCGATGCAGCTCGGCGACGTGCTGCGCGTACAGGGCGTCGATGGCGGCGGCGGACGCAG is a genomic window containing:
- a CDS encoding YybH family protein, with the translated sequence MTDAHDPVLHTLQAYAAAVLAKDVEALVALYDDDVHLFDMWSDWSMRGIEPWRAMVRDWFGSLGDERVVVGIDQAQATLGADLAIGHAILSYTAFAANGERLRSLNNRITLGLARRDGGWKIVHEHTSAPIEHRTTKAILQRE
- a CDS encoding low molecular weight protein tyrosine phosphatase family protein; the protein is MRRVLFVCSQNKLRSPTAEQVFAGRGDLDVASAGLNHDAEQPLGAELVEWAQLIFVMEKAQRSKLQHKFKPQLRGKRVVCLDIPDDYEYMAPALVELLLARVPKHL
- the pepQ gene encoding Xaa-Pro dipeptidase codes for the protein MNAPARTADSSASAAAIDALYAQHVAELHRRTLEALSRGGFDHLLVPSGNLHYQFFDDRDYPYAVNPQFKAWLPLTRNPGSWLIATPGRKPTLIYLQPFDYWHVVPQAPSGYWIEHFDVIVIRKPEEALAHLPKDAARCAILGEPQSALGDYAPNNPQPVVDYLEYHRAYKTPYEVAMMREATRRGVRAHRAAEAAFRAGLSEFDIHLAYCGAARQDANDLPYGNIIALNQNGAVLHYMELDREAPAQSRSFLIDAGASHHGYACDITRTYATDARDEFQALIDAVDAAQLKMCDQVRAGTDYKRIHLDAHLALAGILKDFGVLKTSPEAAVATGVSGVFFPHGIGHGIGLQVHEVAGFAASDRGGRIDKPAGHPYLRLTRVLEPGMAVTIEPGLYFVDLLLDGLRQGEHADSVDWNRIDRFRPFGGIRIEDDVVCTDAAPINLTRDEFAATA